Part of the Streptomyces sp. RFCAC02 genome is shown below.
AGGGTGGATCGACCGGCTCGGCGCCGTGTGGGTGGAGGGGCAGATCACGCAGCTGTCCCGGCGCCCGGGCTTCGGGGTGGTCTTCCTCACGCTGCGCGATCCGGCGCGGGACGTGTCGCTGCGCGTGACGTGCTACCGGGCCGTGTTCGACAAGGTCGCCGACGTGATGCGCGAGGGCGCGCGGATCGTCGTGCACGCCAAGCCCGAGTGGTACGCGCCGCGCGGTGAGCTGTCGCTGCGCGCGACGGAGATCAGGGCCGTCGGCATGGGGGAGCTGCTGCTGCGGCTGGAGCGGCTGAAACGGGAGCTCGCGGCCGAGGGGCTGTTCGCCCCGGAGCGCAAGCGGCGGCTGCCGTTCCTGCCGGGGTGCGTGGGGCTGGTGACGGGCCGCGCGTCCGCGGCCGAGCGCGACGTCCTGGAGAACGCGCGGCTCCGCTGGCCCGCCGTCCGCTTCGCCGTGCGGAACGTGGCCGTCCAGGGTGTGCACGCCGTGCCGCAGGTTGTGGCGGCGGTGCGCGAGCTGGACGCCGACCCGGCCGTGGACGTGATCGTGGTGGCGCGCGGCGGCGGGAGCGTGGAGGACCTGCTGCCGTTCTCCGACGAGGAACTGGTGCGGGCCGTCGCGGCCTGCGGGACCCCCGTCGTCTCCGCCATCGGGCACGAGCCGGACGCGCCGCTGCTCGACCTGGTGGCCGACCTGCGGGCCTCCACGCCGACGGACGCGGCGAAGCGCGTGGTGCCGGACGTGGGCGAGGAGGTGGCGCGCGTGCGGGAGCTGCGGGACCGTGCGCGGCGGGTGCTGGCGTCGCGCGTCGACCGCGAGGAGCGGGGCCTCGCCGCGGCGCGGAGCCGTCCCGCCCTGGCCGCGCCGCACCGGCTGGTGGACGGGCGCGCGGAGCAGGTCGCGGATCTCGTCGCGCGCTCCCGGCGCACGCTGGGGCATCTGCTGGACCGGGCGGCGGCCGATGTGGAGCACACGCGGGCGCGCGTCGTGGCGCTGTCCCCCGCGGCGACCCTGAAGCGGGGGTACGCGGTCCTCCAGCGGACGGACGGGGCGGCCGTGCGGGCCGTCGGGGACATCGCCCCGGGGGACGTGCTGCGGGCGCGCGTGGCGGACGGGGCGTTCGGTGTACGGGTCGGGGATGAGCCGGCAGAGACGGGCATAGGGTGGCGGGCGTGACGGAGACGGAGTCGGGGACCGGGGCGGAGCCGGGCGGCGCGGCGATGGGCTACGAGCAGGCGCGGGACGAGCTGGTCGATGTCGTCCGCCGCCTGGAGGC
Proteins encoded:
- the xseA gene encoding exodeoxyribonuclease VII large subunit; translated protein: MAVTTSAETPIPVGDVSRLIGGWIDRLGAVWVEGQITQLSRRPGFGVVFLTLRDPARDVSLRVTCYRAVFDKVADVMREGARIVVHAKPEWYAPRGELSLRATEIRAVGMGELLLRLERLKRELAAEGLFAPERKRRLPFLPGCVGLVTGRASAAERDVLENARLRWPAVRFAVRNVAVQGVHAVPQVVAAVRELDADPAVDVIVVARGGGSVEDLLPFSDEELVRAVAACGTPVVSAIGHEPDAPLLDLVADLRASTPTDAAKRVVPDVGEEVARVRELRDRARRVLASRVDREERGLAAARSRPALAAPHRLVDGRAEQVADLVARSRRTLGHLLDRAAADVEHTRARVVALSPAATLKRGYAVLQRTDGAAVRAVGDIAPGDVLRARVADGAFGVRVGDEPAETGIGWRA